Proteins from a single region of Engystomops pustulosus chromosome 5, aEngPut4.maternal, whole genome shotgun sequence:
- the PTP4A3 gene encoding protein tyrosine phosphatase type IVA 3 encodes MARINRPAPVEVCYKNMRFLITHNPTNSTLNTFIEDLKKYGATTVVRVCEVTYDKTPLEKDGITVMDWPFDDGAPPPSKIVDDWLNLLKAKFCEDPGCCVAVHCVAGLGRAPVLVALALIESGMKYEDAIQFIRQKRRGAINSKQLTYLEKYRPKQRLRFKDPHNHKNKCCIM; translated from the exons ATGGCTCGGATTAATCGCCCTGCACCCGTGGAAGTCTGCTACAAAAACATGCGCTTCCTGATCACTCACAACCCAACCAACTCCACCCTGAACACCTTCATCGAG GATCTGAAAAAGTACGGGGCTACTACAGTGGTGAGAGTGTGTGAAGTAACTTACGATAAGACTCCTCTGGAGAAAGATGGCATCACCGTCATG GACTGGCCTTTTGACGATGGCGCACCACCTCCCAGTAAGATCGTAGATGATTGGCTCAACTTGCTGAAGGCAAAGTTCTGTGAAGACCCCGGCTGCTGCGTGGCCGTTCACTGCGTGGCCGGACTGGGAAG GGCTCCCGTCCTTGTCGCCCTGGCACTCATAGAGAGCGGGATGAAGTATGAAGATGCCATTCAGTTTATCCGACA GAAGCGCCGAGGCGCCATCAACAGCAAGCAGCTGACATACCTGGAGAAATACCGGCCAAAGCAGAGACTACGATTCAAGGACCCTCATAACCACAAAAACAAGTGCTGCATCATGTAA